Proteins encoded by one window of Cloeon dipterum chromosome 2, ieCloDipt1.1, whole genome shotgun sequence:
- the LOC135937080 gene encoding uncharacterized protein LOC135937080, whose protein sequence is MALVMLPCDLPWWPQVQRLLGQLQPQDDGSSVPVEKLARVLTSIHALCNVGLDPDEPDTVDPEQFTKLSWFLEKECDEYEREEILSKSIPCMVKYALKLKELKPANGVHFSLQQQEDYVSMEKRLAASLLSHAFFSSFPKRSLKTHPTLLDFNFSHFFKHLHLPSQQAKFRSLMHYYALLSSNEPQGSISASRRVLTSTKWLTVEDWLESDLPLCPVMVRHQPRPERVPEPSALVLAPCDSHVGLDVLGEGFSPECRLLIGQPETLVLLLFFEALEDNETLLLEGASRTARLNPAPPYFESIGMDTWPNQTSQLLSFADPEDFSDLPPRQYEEDNILRELNKLFLAFQPANNKQIPNSHSKCPAASLASIHPTCKRLSPIGESFSSGTPPEIPSPANAPQKRFTFNNGNNNCSSKKLLEVERKGRFIALGSSGELLPVSRNDVLGLASAYRFTGPRHSLIGKQPSPAPMLAAKTKLSKKFSSSSSAHGDADSSDDEDEFHSAKESLDCSEDGNGAQIFGHELDTPQRRCSFAQRLREALKREAGALGFNSEQGNKDTEDLCSSSSSSEGEEDMSRSKPRRAGSFGFALQDEQDLGGEVTLPQRWLKKALSKESESVDDSNASQCDTDSELEQLYEHFSRWLDREGEEEAQDEAVRSFARGLLTRTLSDCGAASATAKSTGVTRSLSEAAGSTCNGRAPRRLAAHLASLLGDGKAGPRPVASGSWWRGCFTTDAQLKVVLQWLAASQTECSCLLFYTESVDSLAKLDTLCRVIVDRQWTVGELMSAVLRFAQSTLELSEDPANPMPEGEIPRALFNELIGAERSQVVVETEL, encoded by the exons ATGGCACTGGTGATGCTGCCATGTGATCTGCCTTGGTGGCCGCAAGTGCAGAGACTCCTGGGTCAATTGCAACCGCAAGATGACGGATCAAGCGTGCCGGTCGAGAAGCTGGCTCGAGTTCTCACCAGCATCCACGCGCTCTGCAA TGTCGGACTGGACCCCGATGAGCCAGATACAGTGGACCCTGAGCAATTCACCAAATTGTCTTGGTTTCTGGAAAAAGAGTGCGACGAGTACGAGAGAGAAGAGATACTTTCCAAGTCCATTCCGTGCATGGTAAAATACGCACTCAAGCTGAAAGAGCTCAAGCCAGCCAATGGTGTTCATTTTAGTTTACAGCAGCAAG AGGACTATGTGTCGATGGAGAAACGGCTGGCGGCCTCGTTGCTATCGCACGCTTTCTTCTCTTCATTTCCGAAGCGCTCGCTCAAAACCCACCCCACGCTCTTGGACTTCAACTTCAGCCACTTTTTTAAGCACTTGCACTT ACCAAGTCAGCAGGCCAAATTTCGCAGCCTCATGCATTACTATGCGCTACTCAGTTCCAATGAGCCACAAGGAAGCATTTCAGCGTCTAGAAGA GTTCTGACCAGTACCAAGTGGTTAACCGTGGAAGACTGGCTGGAGAGTGACCTGCCCCTTTGTCCTGTGATGGTGAGACATCAGCCCCGGCCGGAGAGGGTGCCCGAGCCCTCCGCGCTGGTGCTCGCCCCGTGCGACTCGCATGTCGGCTTGGACGTACTCGGCGAAGGCTTCAGTCCCGAGTGCCGCTTGCTAATTGGCCAGCCCGAAACATTGGTGCTGCTCCTCTTTTTTGAAGCCCTCGAAGACAATGAAACCTTGTTGCTGGAAGGCGCAAGTCGGACGgccagactcaatcctgcacCACCGTATTTTGAAAGCATCGGAATG GACACGTGGCCGAATCAGACGAGCCAGTTGCTTAGTTTCGCCGACCCAGAAGACTTCTCCGACCTGCCGCCGCGCCAGTACGAAGAGGACAATATCCTCAGAGAGCTCAACAAACTGTTCCTGGCCTTTCAGCCGGccaacaacaaacaaattcCAAACAGCCACTCCAAGTGCCCGGCCGCCAGCCTCGCGAGCATCCACCCAACTTGCAAGCGGCTATCTCCGATCGGCGAGTCTTTCAGTTCTGGCACGCCGCCTGAAATTCCTTCGCCGGCGAACGCGCCACAAAAGCGGTTCACTTTCAACAACGGCAACAATAATTGCAGCAGTAAA AAGCTGCTCGAGGTGGAGCGTAAGGGCCGATTCATCGCACTCGGCTCGTCAGGCGAGTTGCTCCCTGTCTCACGAAACGACGTCCTGGGCTTAGCATCTGCGTACCGCTTCACTGGACCGAGACATTCGCTAATCGGCAAGCAACCCTCGCCAGCACCAATGCTCGCGGCAAAGACCAAGCTGAGCAAAAAGTTTTCCAGCAGTAGCAGCGCGCACGGCGATGCCGATTCCAGCGACGACGAGGACGAGTTCCACAGTGCGAAAGAGAGTTTGGACTGTAGTGAAG ATGGCAACGGTGCCCAGATATTCGGCCACGAATTAGACACTCCACAGAGACGATGCAGTTTTGCTCAACGGCTGAGGGAAGCACTGAAAAGAGAAGCTGGCGCGCTCGGCTTTAACTCTGAACAGGGCAATAAAGACACAGAAGATTTGTGCTCGAGTTCGTCAAGCTCAGAGGGCGAAGAGGACATGTCCCGATCAAA GCCACGGAGAGCCGGTTCTTTCGGATTCGCTCTACAAGACGAGCAAGACCTAGGTGGAGAAGTGACGTTGCCTCAAAGATGGCTAAAAAAAGCGCTTTCCAAAGAGAGTGAAAGCGTGGATGACTCTAACGCGAGTCAGTGCGACACCGACTCGGAACTGGAACAACTCTACGAACACTTTTCTCGCTGGCTGGACCGCGAGGGGGAGGAGGAGGCGCAGGACGAGGCCGTCCGCAGCTTCGCCAGAGGACTGCTGACCCGGACGCTGAGTGACTGCGGCGCCGCCTCGGCCACCGCAAAGAGCACCGGGGTCACTAGGTCTCTCAGCGAGGCTGCAGGCAGCACTTGCAACGG GAGAGCACCTAGACGACTGGCGGCCCACCTGGCATCCCTTTTGGGCGATGGGAAAGCTGGCCCACGACCAGTGGCGTCTGGATCTTGGTGGCGAGGCTGTTTCACCACCGACGCCCAACTGAAAGTTGTTCTCCAGTGGCTGGCCGCCAGTCAGACCGAATGCTCATGTTTGCTTTTCTACACTGAAAGTGTCGATTCTTTGGCTAAG tTGGATACTTTGTGCAGAGTAATCGTGGACCGGCAGTGGACTGTGGGTGAGCTGATGAGCGCGGTTTTGCGATTCGCCCAGAGCACCCTAGAACTGTCCGAAGATCCCGCGAACCCAATGCCCGAGGGCGAGATCCCAAGGGCACTGTTCAACGAGCTGATTGGGGCCGAAAGGTCCCAAGTGGTTGTCGAAACAGAACTATGA